The proteins below come from a single Paramormyrops kingsleyae isolate MSU_618 chromosome 25, PKINGS_0.4, whole genome shotgun sequence genomic window:
- the LOC140582770 gene encoding uncharacterized protein gives MPRTKASRRSAAAKKRLLDRQRAPDSFDVAMTDDGVNPFPPSRNTKTAMTVTNRTSHNQRTDPAAAAVHVVAMTDDGVNPFPPSRNTKTAMTVTFLTSHDQQPEQAAQQRPVSVMAMTDDGVNPFPPSRNTKTAMTVTFPTSHDHRVPALGAICRTVDEFCMPFLDKDKARTDEVLQPPHKRKAAKWTDPKSEPECEPACELETKLETKLETELETELESELELRNTLAVPNYYPTVDQQQHVNPVTICVSPHFPQARAVRGSFHQGHPRFGVNSNKQCVANSLIAIVTCKVKNVLTWSVTDIDQVLLKGDDLYTTIRDARRIGDASGYLLVRDLPTEYTLNGDKYEINYHDDMFVGLFGVSEYGDMGDIFMSADAAVRRVFSQYDACLFTLKVNTCAIIKQGSWYVVIDSHSRRGDGASDASGRSILVCHSTIDSLLDHVDTLGLSLDATGEQFEITAVSVTSRSILHQHPDGNCPATSVNQLTSMSGHPDGKSSVTSVNQRTNISDHPDDNSSVTRVQQFARMSDSQYGVVRPNVTHGTDPEVDVRVNNEGDVVFISELRSEQFLFSPLTIQQQRRLSCKLGVVYIDHGHVNMDAEFPMGDPCRMVPITGDGNCFFRSLAFAITGNEKEHRKIRCAIVAHILRNESRYVACLRDGHSSVTEYVTASRMKYVGTWASEVEIQAAADLLGVDIFTYSDNKWLKYSTCIGSDQRGIYLKHCNESHYEVVICVKGHDTEGCATQCSEIDNTPSEMASSRRKLEREKRRYEVSMVYKEEQLERSIKRYREDEVYREHVKQSSISKYATDMGHRKYVQQSSVSKYATDDRHQQRVKQLSVSKYATDVEHQQRVKQSSVRKYATNVEHQQCVKQSSVRKYATNVEHQQRVKQSSVDKMVFMVL, from the exons ATGCCTCGCACAAAGGCTTCCCGGCGTTCCgcagcagcgaagaagaggctGTTGGACCGGCAGCGAGCTCCTGATAGTTTTGAtgtggctatgactgatgacggggttaacccGTTTCCCCCCTCTCGGAATACCAAAACGGCGATGACTGTGACTAATCGGACGAGCCACAACCAACGGACTgaccccgctgctgctgccgtccatgtcgtggctatgactgatgacggggttaacccGTTTCCCCCCTCTCGGAATACCAAAACGGCGATGACTGTGACTTTCCTGACGAGCCACGACCAACAACCTGAGCAGGCCGCACAGCAGCGGCCTGTGTCCGTcatggctatgactgatgacggggttaacccgttccccccctctcggaataccaaaacggcgatgactgtgacttttccgacgagccatgaccaccgggttcccgccctgggtgccatttgtaGGACCGTCGACGAGTTCTGTATGCCTTTTCTTGATAAAGATAAGGCAAGGACGGACGAGGTACTGCAGCCCCCTCATAAAAGAAAGGCTGCAAAGTGGACTGACCCCAAAAGTGAACCAGAATGTGAACCAGCATGCGAACTTGAAACAAAACTTGAAACAAAACTTGAAACAGAACTTGAAACAGAACTTGAAAGTGAACTTGAACTGAGAAATACCCTGGCAGTGCCAAACTATTACCCAACCGTGGATCAACAACAGCATGTGAACCCTGTAACTATCTGTGTAtctcctcattttcctcaggcacgTGCAGTGAGAGGCTCATTCCATCAAGGACACCCACGATTTGGAGTCAACAGTAACAAGCAATGTGTTGCTAATAGTTTGATTGCTATAGTAACGTGTAAGGTAAAGAATGTTTTAACCTGGTCAGTCACAGACATtgatcaagtgctgctgaaAGGAGATGACCTCTACACTACCATCAGAGATGCTAGGAGAATTGGAGATGCTTCTGGGTATCTGTTAGTTAGAGATCTACCAACAGAGTACACATTGAATGgtgataaatatgaaataaactaccatgatgacatgtttgttggcttGTTTGGTGTCAGTGAATATGGAGATATGGGTGACATTTTCATGTCAGCTGATGCAGCGGTAAGAAGAGTATTCTCACAGTATGATGCGTGTCTTTTTACTCttaaagtaaatacatgtgccatcattaagcaagggtcatggtatgtggtgatcgactcccattcccgacgaggagatggagcaagCGACGCATCAGGCAGAAGTATATTGGTGTGCCACTCTACCATAGATTCTTTGCTAGACCATGTGGATACCCTAGGACTATCTTTAGATGCAAcaggggaacagtttgagattacagctgtgagtgtgactaGTCGAAGCATCCTGCACCAGCATCCAGATGGCAACTGCCCAGCCACCAGCGTCAACCAGCTTACCAGCATGTCAGGCCATCCAGACGGTAAGTCCTCAGTCACCAGTGTCAACCAGCGTACCAACATATCAGACCATCCAGACGACAACTCCTCAGTGACCAGAGTCCAGCAGTTTGCCAGAATGTCAGACAGCCAATATGGTGTGGTAAGGCCAAATGTGACACATGGTACAGACCCTGAGGTTGATGTCCGTGTGAACAATGAAGGTGATGtagtttttatcagtgagctacGCAGTGAGCAGTTTCTGTTCAGTCCTTTGACAATCCAGCAGCAAAGAAGGCTTTCCTGTAAGCTTGGTGTGGTGTACATTGATCATGGCCATGTAAACATGGATGCAGAGTTTCCAATGGGTGATCCTTGCAGAATGGTGCCAATCACTGGTGATGGCaactgctttttcagatctctggcttttgctattactggaaatgagaaagaacacaggaaaattagGTGTGCTATTGTTGCTCACATACTAAGAAATGAATCCAGGTATGTTGCTTGTCTTAGAGATGGTCACTCTTCTGTCACTGAGTATGTCACTGCATCACGGATGAAATATGTTGGTACTTGGGCATCTGAGGTAGAGATTCAAGCTGCCGCTGATCTGCTTGGTGTGGATATTTTCACATACTCTGACAACAAATGGTTGAAGTACTCCACATGTATTGGTTCTGATCAGAGAGGTATatacctgaaacattgtaatgagtcacaTTATGAGGTTGTAATTTGTGTGAAAGGGCATGACACTGAGGGTTGTGCAACACAATGCTCTGAAATCGATAACACACCATCTGAAATGGCATCAAGTCGACGAAAACTTGAACGAGAAAAAAGACGGTATGAAGTAAGTATGGtgtacaaggaggaacaacttgagagAAGCATAAAGCGCTACCGTGAGGATGAAGTGTACAGAGAACATGTTAAACAGTCAAGTATAAGtaagtatgcaacagatatGGGGCACCGCAAATATgtacagcagtcaagtgtgagcAAATATGCAACAGATGATAGACACCAGCAACGTGTAAAGCAGTtgagtgtgagcaagtatgcgacagacgttgaacaccagcaacgtgtgaagcagtcgagtgttaggaaatatgccacaaatgttgaacaccagcaatgtgtgaagcagtcaagtgttaggaaatatgccacaaatgttgaacaccagcaacgtgtgaagcagtcaagt gtggacaaaatggtgttcatggtcctgTGA